One Bosea sp. 685 DNA segment encodes these proteins:
- the mutS gene encoding DNA mismatch repair protein MutS, whose product MAQYVEIKAANPDCLLFYRMGDFYELFFSDAEIASRTLGIVLTKRGKHQGHDIAMCGVPVERADDYLQRLIAAGHRVAVCEQVEDPAEARKRGPKSVVRRDVVRLVTPGTITEERLLEPGRASLLVAVARRKLSDDGALYGLAAIDISTGRFSVMETPQERLAIEFARLEPREIVCPDAIYDDPAMKAFWREVNVPVTPLAREGLDAASAERRLKEFFGVATLDAFGAFTRAEIAAAGAALAYVERTQFGARPPLSPPVRDAGAGTMLIDAATRANLELTRTLSGERTGSLLATIDRTATPGGARLLAERLAGPLTDTAAIANRHDAIAALVADSALREDLQRALARVPDVARALARLSLDRGGPRDLAALGAGLTAAREIAALLARQATLPQDLASAASALAATDPALPTRLTDTLAEELPLNRRDGRFVREGFDAALDELRLLQVDSRKVIAQLQARYSAETGCRTLRIKHNSMLGYFVEVPQAVGEDFLKEPWRATFVHRQTMSDAMRFSSIELGELEAKIASAADRALKLELGVFAALCEAVLAQAEPIKAAAAALAEIDVFAGLAELASREGWSRPVIDDSAAFIITGGRHPVVEAALKRDGKPFVANDSELSPPGESSNGGRICLITGPNMAGKSTFLRQNALIAVLAQMGSFVPAASAHLGIVDRLFSRVGAADDLARGRSTFMVEMVETAAILNQAGPRALVILDEIGRGTATFDGLSIAWAAIEHLHEVNRCRSLFATHYHELTALGDRLERVTNATVRVTEWNGEVIFLHEVVAGAADRSYGIQVAKLAGLPLAVVERARAILSELEKTEREKPVASLVDDLPLFAAPVRRTAPVLAIAAVDALREALNELDLDEMTPRQAMEALYRLKGLG is encoded by the coding sequence ATGGCGCAATATGTCGAGATCAAAGCGGCCAATCCCGACTGCTTGCTGTTCTACCGGATGGGCGATTTCTACGAATTGTTCTTCAGCGACGCCGAGATCGCCTCGCGCACGCTCGGCATCGTGCTGACCAAGCGCGGCAAGCATCAAGGCCACGACATCGCGATGTGCGGCGTCCCGGTCGAGCGCGCCGACGACTATCTCCAGAGGCTGATCGCGGCCGGCCATCGCGTCGCCGTCTGCGAGCAGGTCGAGGATCCCGCCGAGGCCAGGAAGCGCGGCCCCAAATCGGTGGTGCGGCGCGACGTGGTGCGGCTCGTCACGCCGGGCACCATCACCGAGGAGCGCCTGCTCGAGCCCGGCCGCGCGAGCCTGCTGGTCGCGGTCGCGCGCCGCAAGCTCAGCGACGACGGCGCGCTCTATGGGCTGGCGGCCATCGACATCTCGACCGGGCGCTTCAGCGTGATGGAGACGCCGCAGGAGCGCCTCGCAATCGAATTCGCGCGCCTCGAACCGCGCGAGATCGTCTGCCCCGACGCGATCTATGACGACCCCGCGATGAAGGCGTTCTGGCGCGAGGTCAATGTGCCGGTGACGCCGCTGGCGCGCGAGGGGCTGGACGCGGCCTCGGCCGAGCGCAGGCTCAAGGAGTTCTTCGGCGTTGCCACGCTGGACGCCTTCGGCGCCTTCACCCGCGCCGAGATCGCGGCGGCGGGCGCCGCGCTCGCCTATGTCGAGCGCACGCAGTTCGGCGCGCGGCCGCCCTTGTCGCCGCCGGTGCGCGATGCCGGCGCCGGCACCATGCTGATTGACGCCGCGACGCGGGCCAATCTCGAATTGACGCGGACCCTGTCGGGCGAGCGGACGGGAAGCCTGCTCGCCACCATCGACCGGACGGCGACACCGGGCGGCGCGCGCCTGCTTGCCGAGCGATTAGCTGGACCGCTGACGGATACGGCCGCCATCGCCAATCGGCACGACGCCATCGCGGCGCTCGTCGCCGACAGCGCCCTGCGCGAGGATCTTCAGCGCGCCCTCGCCCGCGTTCCCGATGTGGCGCGCGCACTCGCCCGCCTCTCGCTCGACCGCGGCGGTCCGCGCGACCTCGCAGCGCTTGGGGCAGGGCTCACCGCCGCGCGCGAGATCGCAGCCCTGCTCGCCCGCCAGGCGACGCTGCCGCAGGATCTCGCCAGCGCCGCCAGCGCGCTTGCGGCGACCGATCCGGCTCTCCCGACCCGGTTGACCGACACGCTGGCCGAGGAACTCCCGCTCAACCGCCGCGACGGCCGCTTCGTCCGCGAGGGCTTCGACGCCGCCCTCGACGAATTGCGGCTGCTGCAGGTCGATTCCCGCAAGGTCATCGCGCAACTGCAAGCGCGCTACAGCGCCGAGACTGGCTGCCGGACGCTGCGGATCAAGCATAATTCCATGCTCGGCTACTTCGTCGAGGTGCCCCAGGCCGTCGGCGAGGATTTCCTGAAGGAGCCCTGGCGGGCGACCTTCGTGCACCGGCAGACGATGTCGGATGCGATGCGCTTCTCCTCGATCGAGCTTGGCGAGCTCGAGGCCAAGATCGCCTCGGCCGCCGATCGCGCCTTGAAGCTCGAGCTCGGCGTCTTCGCGGCCCTGTGCGAGGCGGTGCTGGCTCAGGCCGAGCCGATCAAGGCCGCGGCCGCCGCGCTCGCCGAGATCGACGTCTTCGCCGGGCTCGCGGAACTCGCCAGCCGCGAAGGCTGGAGCCGTCCGGTCATCGACGACAGCGCCGCCTTCATCATCACAGGCGGACGCCATCCGGTCGTGGAAGCCGCGCTCAAGCGCGACGGCAAGCCCTTCGTCGCCAATGACAGCGAACTCTCGCCGCCCGGCGAAAGCAGCAATGGTGGGCGCATCTGCCTGATCACCGGCCCGAACATGGCGGGTAAATCGACTTTTCTGCGCCAGAATGCGCTGATCGCGGTGCTGGCGCAGATGGGTTCCTTCGTGCCCGCGGCCAGCGCCCATCTCGGCATCGTCGACCGGCTGTTCTCGCGCGTGGGTGCGGCCGACGATCTTGCCCGCGGACGCTCGACCTTCATGGTCGAGATGGTCGAAACCGCCGCGATCCTGAACCAGGCCGGGCCGCGCGCGCTCGTCATCCTCGACGAGATCGGGCGCGGCACCGCGACCTTCGACGGACTCTCGATCGCCTGGGCAGCGATCGAGCACCTGCACGAGGTCAATCGCTGCCGCTCGCTGTTTGCGACGCATTATCACGAGCTCACCGCGCTCGGAGACCGGCTGGAGCGCGTCACCAACGCGACCGTTCGCGTCACCGAATGGAACGGGGAGGTGATCTTCCTGCACGAGGTGGTGGCAGGCGCGGCCGACCGCTCCTACGGCATCCAGGTCGCCAAGCTCGCAGGCCTGCCGCTCGCCGTGGTCGAACGGGCCCGCGCGATCCTCAGTGAACTGGAGAAGACCGAGCGCGAGAAGCCGGTCGCCTCGCTGGTCGACGACCTACCCCTCTTCGCCGCGCCGGTCAGGCGGACTGCGCCTGTCCTAGCCATTGCCGCGGTCGATGCGTTGCGCGAGGCGCTGAACGAGCTCGACCTCGATGAAATGACGCCGCGCCAGGCGATGGAGGCACTGTACCGGCTGAAGGGACTGGGGTGA
- a CDS encoding NlpC/P60 family protein, whose translation MSLILDRRLTPARPDLAASRLRGQVEARAFVDPESMRVVAASVPVRREPRPDAPLDTEALAGELVDVYESHEGWAWVQLASDSYVGYVPDDALRLDAPAPTHRVSALRTFIYPGASMKLPPLEALSLGASVTVTGEAGDFLVLADGGHVFAAHLSATDAYEPDFVAVAERFLHVPYLWGGKTSLGLDCSGLTQLSLAAAGVASPRDSDMLEASLGQPLAFDDSLQNLQRGDLVFWKGHVGILADPETLLHATAYTMTVYSEPLRTARDRIQAKSFGAITSIRRLG comes from the coding sequence ATGAGCTTGATTCTCGACCGCCGCCTTACGCCCGCTCGCCCTGATCTCGCCGCCAGCCGCTTGCGGGGCCAGGTCGAGGCGCGCGCTTTCGTCGATCCCGAGTCGATGCGCGTCGTCGCAGCCTCAGTGCCTGTGCGCCGCGAGCCGCGCCCCGACGCACCTCTCGATACGGAAGCGCTGGCCGGCGAGTTGGTCGATGTCTATGAGAGCCATGAAGGCTGGGCCTGGGTCCAGCTCGCCTCCGACAGCTATGTCGGCTACGTGCCCGACGATGCGTTGCGGTTGGACGCTCCTGCGCCGACGCACCGCGTCTCGGCGCTTCGGACCTTCATCTATCCCGGCGCATCGATGAAATTGCCACCGCTGGAGGCCTTGTCGCTGGGCGCAAGCGTCACAGTCACGGGAGAGGCTGGCGACTTCCTCGTGCTTGCCGATGGCGGGCATGTCTTCGCCGCCCATCTGTCCGCCACTGACGCCTACGAACCCGATTTTGTCGCAGTCGCCGAGCGCTTCCTGCACGTGCCTTATCTCTGGGGCGGCAAGACCAGCCTCGGGCTCGATTGCTCGGGGCTGACGCAGCTCTCGCTGGCGGCAGCGGGCGTCGCTTCGCCGCGCGATTCCGACATGCTGGAGGCGTCGCTCGGCCAACCCCTCGCCTTCGACGACAGCCTTCAGAACCTACAACGCGGCGATCTTGTCTTCTGGAAGGGCCATGTCGGTATCCTGGCCGATCCGGAGACGCTGCTGCACGCCACCGCCTATACGATGACGGTCTATAGCGAGCCGCTGCGCACGGCCCGCGACCGCATCCAAGCCAAGAGCTTCGGCGCGATCACGAGCATCAGGCGTCTCGGCTGA
- a CDS encoding MarR family transcriptional regulator translates to MPLEIRPSQALRLWRQVHLDLVRDGQADLSARQTAILLTIYLELPPHTVRGLAAQLGVTKPVITRALDTMGKLGLVSRRRDEFDRRNVIIQRTVAGALAVEKLADLVTERARELGGG, encoded by the coding sequence ATGCCCTTGGAGATCAGGCCCTCGCAGGCGCTCAGACTGTGGCGGCAAGTGCATCTCGATCTGGTGCGCGACGGGCAGGCTGATCTTTCGGCCCGCCAGACCGCGATCCTGCTGACGATCTATCTCGAATTGCCGCCCCATACCGTGCGCGGGCTCGCCGCGCAGCTCGGCGTCACCAAGCCGGTGATCACGCGTGCGCTCGACACCATGGGCAAGCTCGGTCTCGTCAGCCGGCGGCGGGATGAGTTCGACCGCCGCAATGTCATCATCCAGCGCACCGTGGCAGGCGCGCTCGCGGTCGAGAAACTGGCTGATCTGGTGACGGAGCGGGCAAGGGAGCTCGGCGGTGGCTGA
- a CDS encoding tetratricopeptide repeat protein gives MSASLPAPLMASRKLVRASLLAAVCLAALATAGCQSRGGLGDITGSIGRSDAQPRSPADWQAESQRWGKRYDANPKERDAAFYYARALRALDQNAQALAVLQSAVLVHTNDLEMLGAYGRSLADNGRLKEADEVLSRAHSPERPDWRILSAQGTVADQLGEPERAQQLYQAALKLAPGEPTVMSNLGLSLALSKHLPEAERVLREAATSNRSDARVRQNLVLVLGLQGRFGEAETLARQDQSPTEAAATIAYLKRSVSQTNSWDILKAGGSKGKTTARKPEAPMGEAPKV, from the coding sequence ATGTCCGCCAGCCTTCCAGCGCCCCTGATGGCCTCTCGCAAGCTTGTCCGCGCCAGCCTTCTGGCTGCCGTCTGCCTCGCCGCGCTTGCCACTGCCGGCTGCCAGAGCCGCGGTGGCCTCGGCGATATCACGGGTTCGATCGGCCGCAGCGACGCCCAGCCGCGCAGCCCGGCCGATTGGCAGGCAGAGAGCCAGCGCTGGGGCAAGCGCTACGATGCCAACCCCAAAGAGCGCGACGCCGCCTTCTACTATGCCCGCGCTTTGCGTGCGCTCGACCAGAATGCCCAGGCGCTGGCGGTGTTGCAGAGCGCGGTCCTGGTCCATACCAATGATCTCGAAATGCTGGGGGCCTATGGCCGTTCTCTCGCCGATAATGGCCGGTTGAAAGAGGCGGACGAAGTGCTCTCGCGCGCGCATTCGCCGGAACGGCCGGATTGGCGCATCCTCTCGGCCCAGGGCACGGTGGCCGACCAGCTCGGTGAGCCCGAACGCGCGCAGCAGCTCTACCAGGCGGCGCTCAAGCTCGCGCCCGGCGAGCCGACCGTGATGTCCAATCTCGGCCTCTCCTTGGCGCTCTCCAAGCATTTGCCCGAGGCCGAACGGGTCTTGCGCGAGGCGGCCACCTCCAACCGCAGCGACGCGCGCGTGCGGCAAAACCTCGTTCTCGTGCTCGGCCTGCAGGGCCGCTTCGGCGAAGCCGAGACCCTGGCCCGGCAGGACCAGAGCCCCACGGAAGCCGCGGCCACGATCGCTTATCTCAAGCGCAGCGTCAGTCAGACGAATAGCTGGGACATCCTGAAGGCCGGCGGCAGCAAGGGCAAGACAACCGCCCGCAAACCGGAAGCACCGATGG